A part of Escherichia marmotae genomic DNA contains:
- the ymdB gene encoding O-acetyl-ADP-ribose deacetylase, with protein MKSRIHVVQGDITKLAVDVIVNAANPSLMGGGGVDGAIHRAAGPALLDACLKVRQQQGDCPTGHAVITLAGDLPAKAVVHTVGPVWRGGEQNEDQLLQDAYLNSLRLVAANGYSSVAFPAISTGVYGYPRAAAAEIAVKTVSEFITRHALPEQVYFVCYDAENAHLYERLLTQQGDE; from the coding sequence ATGAAATCGCGTATTCATGTTGTGCAGGGTGATATTACCAAACTGGCCGTTGATGTTATTGTTAATGCGGCAAATCCATCATTAATGGGGGGCGGCGGTGTTGATGGCGCTATTCATCGCGCTGCTGGTCCGGCCTTGCTGGATGCTTGTTTAAAAGTTCGTCAGCAACAGGGCGATTGCCCTACGGGACATGCAGTCATTACTCTTGCAGGCGATCTTCCTGCCAAAGCAGTTGTGCATACCGTTGGGCCAGTCTGGCGCGGGGGCGAACAAAATGAAGACCAGTTATTGCAGGATGCCTATCTCAATAGTCTGCGACTGGTGGCTGCGAACGGTTATTCGTCAGTGGCTTTTCCTGCCATTAGCACTGGTGTATATGGTTACCCGCGTGCTGCTGCGGCTGAAATAGCTGTAAAAACCGTTTCGGAATTTATTACCCGTCACGCTTTACCTGAGCAAGTATACTTTGTCTGTTATGATGCAGAAAACGCCCACCTCTACGAAAGACTCCTTACCCAACAAGGAGATGAATGA
- a CDS encoding type 1 fimbrial protein: MFRPFLNSLMLGSLVYPFIAIAGSNAQGGVIYFRGQIVEPTCDVSTLQAPPEMTCMQNGSVPDKTYSSKELMSGNVKNPQIASVKVQYLDEQKKLAVMNIEYN, encoded by the coding sequence ATGTTCAGACCATTTTTAAACTCTCTTATGCTCGGCAGTCTGGTTTACCCTTTTATTGCCATCGCAGGCAGTAATGCACAAGGTGGCGTGATCTATTTTCGTGGTCAAATTGTAGAACCGACATGTGATGTCAGTACTCTTCAGGCACCACCAGAAATGACCTGTATGCAGAATGGTTCGGTTCCGGACAAAACCTATTCCAGCAAAGAGTTGATGAGCGGTAACGTCAAAAATCCGCAAATTGCCTCAGTAAAAGTGCAGTACCTTGATGAGCAGAAAAAGCTGGCTGTGATGAACATCGAATATAACTAA
- the csgC gene encoding curli assembly chaperone CsgC, whose translation MNALLLLAALSSQITFNTTQQGDMYTIIPEVTLTQSCLCRVQILSLREGSSGQSQTKQEKTLSVPANQPIALTKLSLNISPDDRVKIVVTVSDGQSLHLSQQWPPSSGKS comes from the coding sequence ATGAACGCGTTATTACTTCTCGCGGCGCTTTCCAGCCAGATAACCTTTAATACGACCCAGCAAGGCGACATGTACACCATTATCCCTGAAGTCACCCTGACACAATCTTGCCTGTGTCGGGTACAAATATTGTCTCTGCGCGAAGGCAGTTCTGGGCAAAGCCAGACGAAGCAAGAAAAGACCCTCTCAGTGCCCGCTAATCAACCCATTGCTTTGACAAAATTGAGCTTAAATATTTCCCCGGACGATCGAGTGAAAATAGTTGTTACTGTTTCTGATGGACAGTCACTGCATTTATCACAACAATGGCCGCCATCTTCAGGAAAGTCTTAA
- the csgA gene encoding curli major subunit CsgA: MKLLKVAAIAAIVFSGSALAGAIPQYGGGGGGNHGGGGNNSGPNSELNIYQYGGGNSAVALQADARNSDLTITQHGGGNGADVGQGSDDSSIDLTQRGFGNSATLDQWNGKDSTMTVKQFGGGNGAAVDQTASNSSVNVTQVGFGNNATAHQY; the protein is encoded by the coding sequence ATGAAACTTTTAAAAGTAGCAGCAATTGCAGCAATCGTATTCTCTGGTAGTGCTCTGGCAGGTGCTATTCCTCAGTACGGCGGCGGTGGCGGCGGCAACCACGGTGGTGGCGGCAATAACAGCGGCCCGAATTCAGAGCTGAATATTTACCAGTACGGCGGCGGTAACTCTGCTGTTGCATTGCAGGCTGATGCCCGCAACTCCGATCTGACTATTACCCAGCATGGCGGCGGTAACGGCGCTGATGTTGGACAAGGTTCTGATGACAGCTCAATCGATCTGACTCAGCGTGGTTTCGGTAACAGCGCTACTCTCGATCAGTGGAATGGTAAAGATTCTACTATGACCGTTAAACAGTTCGGTGGTGGTAACGGTGCTGCTGTTGACCAGACTGCATCTAACTCCAGCGTCAACGTAACTCAGGTTGGCTTTGGTAACAACGCGACCGCTCATCAGTACTAA
- the csgB gene encoding curli minor subunit CsgB, which translates to MKNRLLFMMLTVLGAPGIAAAAGYDLANSEYNFAVNELSKSSFNQAAIIGQTGANNSAQLRQGGSKLLSVISQEGNSNRARIDQKGDYNLAYIDQTGNANDASISQGAYGNTAMIIQKGSGNKANITQYGTQKTAIVVQRQSQMAIRVTQR; encoded by the coding sequence ATGAAAAACAGATTGTTATTTATGATGTTAACAGTACTGGGTGCGCCTGGGATTGCAGCCGCGGCAGGTTATGATTTGGCTAATTCAGAATATAACTTTGCGGTAAATGAATTGAGTAAGTCTTCATTTAATCAGGCAGCCATAATTGGTCAAACTGGCGCTAATAATAGCGCGCAGTTACGGCAGGGAGGCTCTAAACTTTTGTCGGTTATTTCGCAAGAAGGTAATAGTAACCGAGCCAGGATTGACCAGAAAGGAGATTATAACCTTGCGTATATTGACCAGACGGGCAATGCCAACGATGCCAGTATATCGCAAGGCGCATATGGTAATACTGCAATGATTATCCAGAAAGGTTCTGGTAATAAAGCAAATATTACTCAGTATGGTACTCAAAAAACGGCAATTGTAGTGCAGAGACAGTCGCAAATGGCTATTCGCGTGACACAACGTTAA
- the csgD gene encoding biofilm master transcriptional regulator CsgD: MFNEVHSVHGHTLLLITKPSLQATALLQHLKQSLAITGKLHNIQRSLDDISSGCIILLDMMEADKKLIHYWQDTLSRKHNNIKTMLLNTPDDYPYRDIENWPHINGVFYAMEDQERVVNGLQGVLRGECYFTQKLASYLITHSGNYRYNSTESALLTHREKEILNKLRIGASNNEIARSLFISENTVKTHLYNLFKKIAVKNRTQAVSWANDNLRR, from the coding sequence ATGTTTAATGAAGTCCATAGTGTTCATGGTCATACTTTACTGTTGATCACTAAACCTTCCTTGCAGGCGACAGCGTTATTGCAGCATTTAAAACAATCGCTGGCAATCACAGGAAAACTGCATAATATTCAACGTTCTCTGGACGATATATCTTCTGGCTGCATTATTCTGTTGGATATGATGGAAGCAGATAAAAAGCTCATTCATTACTGGCAGGATACATTAAGCAGAAAACACAACAACATTAAAACAATGTTGTTAAATACCCCAGATGATTATCCGTACCGCGACATTGAAAACTGGCCACATATCAATGGTGTTTTTTACGCCATGGAGGATCAAGAACGCGTAGTCAATGGGTTGCAAGGCGTCTTACGTGGTGAATGCTACTTTACGCAAAAGCTTGCCAGTTACCTGATTACACATTCCGGTAACTATCGTTATAACAGCACGGAATCTGCCCTCCTTACTCATAGGGAAAAAGAGATCCTTAATAAGCTGCGTATCGGCGCCTCCAATAACGAGATTGCTCGTTCGCTGTTCATCAGCGAAAATACGGTTAAAACGCATCTTTATAATCTTTTCAAGAAGATAGCTGTAAAAAACCGAACACAAGCGGTCTCATGGGCAAACGATAACCTCAGGCGATAA
- the csgE gene encoding curli production assembly/transport protein CsgE, translating to MKRYLCWIVAAELLFAAGNVHAVEVEVPGLLTDHTVSSIGHDFYRAFSDKWESDYTGNLTINERPSARWGSWITITVNQDVIFQTFLFPLKRDFEKTVVFALIQTEEALNRRQINQALLGTGDLAHDEF from the coding sequence ATGAAACGTTATTTATGCTGGATTGTAGCAGCAGAACTTCTCTTCGCTGCGGGCAATGTTCACGCCGTTGAGGTAGAAGTACCGGGATTGTTAACTGACCATACTGTTTCATCTATTGGGCACGATTTTTACCGTGCCTTTAGTGATAAATGGGAAAGTGACTACACCGGTAATTTAACGATTAATGAAAGACCCAGTGCACGATGGGGAAGCTGGATCACAATAACGGTGAATCAGGACGTTATTTTCCAGACATTTTTATTCCCGTTGAAAAGAGACTTCGAGAAAACTGTCGTCTTTGCACTGATACAAACTGAAGAAGCACTAAATCGTCGCCAGATAAATCAGGCGTTATTGGGTACGGGCGATTTGGCGCATGATGAATTCTAA
- the csgF gene encoding curli production assembly/transport protein CsgF, whose protein sequence is MRVKHAVVLLMLISPLSWAGTMTFQFRNPNFGGNPNNGAFLLNSAQAQNSYKDPSYNDDFGIETPSALDNFTQAIQSQILGGLLSNINTGKPGRMVTNEYIIDIANRDGQLQLNVTDRKTGQTSTIEVSGLQNNSTDF, encoded by the coding sequence ATGCGTGTCAAACATGCAGTAGTTCTACTCATGCTTATTTCTCCATTAAGTTGGGCTGGAACTATGACCTTTCAGTTCCGCAACCCAAACTTTGGTGGCAACCCGAATAACGGCGCTTTTTTATTAAATAGCGCCCAGGCACAGAACTCATATAAAGATCCCAGCTATAACGATGACTTTGGTATTGAAACACCATCGGCGCTGGATAACTTCACCCAGGCTATTCAGTCACAAATTTTAGGTGGCCTGCTGTCGAATATTAACACTGGCAAACCGGGCCGAATGGTGACTAACGAATATATTATCGATATTGCCAACCGCGATGGTCAATTGCAGTTGAACGTGACAGATCGTAAAACCGGACAAACTTCGACTATTGAAGTGTCGGGTTTACAAAATAACTCAACCGATTTTTAA
- the csgG gene encoding curli production assembly/transport protein CsgG produces MQRLFVLVAVMLLSGCLTAPPKEAAKPTLMPRAQSYKDLTHLPAPTGKIFVSVYNIQDETGQFKAYPASNFSTAVPQSATAMLVTALKDSRWFIPLERQGLQNLLNERKIIRAAQENGTVAVNNRIPLQSLTAANIMVEGSIIGYESNVKSGGVGARYFGIGADTQYQLDQIAVNLRVVNVSTGEILSSVNTSKTILSYEVQAGVFRFIDYQRLLEGEVGYTSNEPVMLCLMSAIETGVIFLINDGIDRGLWDLQNKAERQNDILVKYRHLSVPPES; encoded by the coding sequence ATGCAGCGCTTATTTGTTTTGGTTGCCGTCATGTTGCTGAGCGGATGCTTAACCGCCCCACCAAAAGAAGCCGCCAAGCCAACATTAATGCCTCGAGCCCAGAGCTATAAAGATTTGACCCATTTACCTGCACCAACGGGTAAGATCTTTGTTTCGGTATACAACATTCAGGACGAAACCGGGCAATTTAAAGCCTACCCGGCGAGTAACTTCTCCACTGCTGTTCCGCAAAGCGCCACCGCGATGCTGGTCACGGCATTGAAAGATTCTCGCTGGTTTATACCGCTGGAGCGTCAGGGCCTACAAAACCTGCTCAACGAACGCAAGATTATTCGTGCAGCACAGGAAAACGGTACTGTAGCGGTAAACAACCGAATCCCGCTTCAATCGCTGACCGCAGCCAATATCATGGTTGAAGGCTCAATTATTGGTTATGAAAGCAACGTCAAATCGGGCGGTGTTGGGGCGAGATACTTTGGTATTGGTGCAGACACGCAATACCAACTTGATCAGATCGCCGTGAACCTGCGCGTCGTCAATGTGAGTACCGGTGAGATCCTTTCTTCGGTGAACACCAGTAAGACAATCCTTTCCTATGAAGTCCAGGCGGGTGTCTTCCGCTTTATTGACTACCAACGGTTACTGGAAGGGGAAGTGGGTTATACCTCTAACGAGCCGGTTATGCTGTGCCTGATGTCAGCCATCGAAACAGGCGTTATCTTCCTGATTAACGACGGTATCGACCGTGGCCTGTGGGATTTGCAGAATAAAGCAGAACGGCAGAATGACATTCTGGTGAAATACCGCCACTTATCAGTACCGCCGGAATCCTGA
- a CDS encoding DUF1097 domain-containing protein — translation MNILLSIAITTGILSGIWGWVAVSLGLLSWAGFLGCTAYFACPQGGLKGLAISAATLLSGMVWAMVIIHGSALAPHLEIHGYVITGIVAFLMCIQAKHLLLSFVPGTFIGACATFAGQGNWKLVLPSLALGLVFGYAMKNSGLWLAARGAKSAQREQQVKNKA, via the coding sequence ATGAACATACTTCTCTCTATTGCAATCACAACAGGCATTCTCTCCGGTATCTGGGGATGGGTGGCTGTTTCTCTTGGCTTACTTAGCTGGGCGGGTTTCCTGGGCTGCACGGCCTACTTTGCCTGTCCACAGGGTGGTTTGAAAGGACTGGCAATCTCCGCTGCAACGTTGCTGAGTGGCATGGTGTGGGCGATGGTTATTATTCACGGTAGTGCGCTGGCACCACATCTGGAAATTCACGGTTATGTCATAACGGGGATTGTGGCTTTTCTGATGTGTATTCAGGCTAAACATCTGTTGTTGTCGTTTGTCCCTGGTACATTTATCGGCGCATGTGCGACGTTTGCCGGGCAGGGGAACTGGAAGCTGGTTTTACCCTCTCTGGCGCTTGGGTTGGTGTTTGGCTACGCGATGAAAAACAGCGGTCTTTGGCTGGCAGCGCGCGGTGCTAAGTCCGCTCAGCGAGAGCAACAAGTCAAAAATAAAGCGTGA
- the ycdY gene encoding molecular chaperone YcdY: MNEFSILCRVLGSLYYRQPQDPLLVPLFTLIREGKLAANWPLEQDELLARLQKSCDMAQVSADYNALFVGDECAVSPYRSAWVEGATEAEVRAFLSERGMPLADTPADHIGTLLLAASWLEDQSTEDESEALETLFSEYLLPWCGVFLGKVEAHATTPFWRTMAPLTRDAISAMWDELEEQSEE, translated from the coding sequence ATGAACGAGTTTTCTATCCTGTGTCGTGTACTGGGTTCGCTCTATTACCGCCAACCGCAGGACCCTTTACTGGTTCCGCTGTTTACCTTGATTCGTGAAGGAAAACTGGCGGCGAACTGGCCGCTGGAACAGGATGAATTACTGGCGCGCTTGCAGAAAAGCTGTGATATGGCGCAAGTATCTGCCGATTACAATGCACTATTTGTCGGAGATGAATGCGCAGTTTCGCCTTATCGCAGCGCCTGGGTTGAGGGTGCCACAGAAGCAGAAGTGCGTGCTTTTCTTTCCGAACGCGGGATGCCGTTAGCGGATACGCCAGCGGATCATATCGGTACTTTATTGCTGGCAGCTTCCTGGTTGGAAGATCAGTCAACAGAAGATGAAAGCGAAGCGCTGGAAACACTGTTCAGCGAGTATCTGTTGCCCTGGTGCGGCGTATTTCTCGGTAAAGTTGAGGCCCATGCGACCACGCCGTTCTGGCGTACCATGGCACCGCTGACCCGCGATGCCATTAGCGCAATGTGGGATGAACTTGAGGAACAGTCAGAAGAATAA
- the ycdX gene encoding zinc-binding phosphatase: MYPVDLHMHTVASTHAYSTLSDYIAQAKQKGIKLFAITDHGPDMEDAPHHWHFINMRIWPRVVDGVGILRGIEANIKNVDGEIDCSGKMFESLDLIIAGFHEPVFAPHDKATNTQAMIATIASGNVHIISHPGNPKYSIDFNAVAEAAAKYQVALEINNSSFLHSRKGSEENCRAVAAAVRDAGGWVALGSDSHTAFTMGDFAECRKILDAVDFPQERILNVSPRRLLNFLESRGMAPIAEFADL; this comes from the coding sequence ATGTATCCCGTCGACCTTCATATGCATACCGTTGCCAGTACGCATGCATATAGCACATTAAGTGATTACATTGCCCAGGCCAAACAGAAGGGCATTAAACTTTTTGCGATCACCGATCATGGCCCGGATATGGAAGATGCACCGCACCATTGGCACTTCATTAATATGCGTATCTGGCCGCGAGTGGTCGATGGGGTAGGGATCCTGCGTGGAATCGAAGCCAACATCAAAAACGTTGATGGTGAAATTGACTGCAGCGGCAAAATGTTTGAGTCGCTGGATTTGATCATTGCTGGTTTTCATGAACCAGTTTTTGCACCACATGATAAAGCCACTAACACGCAAGCGATGATCGCGACTATTGCCAGTGGTAATGTGCATATTATAAGCCATCCGGGGAACCCCAAATATTCCATAGATTTTAACGCTGTTGCCGAAGCAGCGGCTAAATATCAGGTGGCGCTGGAAATTAATAATTCCTCATTCTTACATTCGCGTAAGGGCAGTGAAGAAAACTGCCGTGCAGTGGCTGCGGCGGTGCGCGATGCCGGTGGCTGGGTCGCGTTAGGATCGGATTCTCACACCGCGTTTACCATGGGGGACTTTGCAGAGTGTCGTAAAATCCTCGACGCGGTTGATTTTCCGCAAGAGCGTATTCTGAATGTTTCACCGCGCCGCTTACTGAACTTCCTTGAATCTCGCGGTATGGCACCAATTGCAGAATTTGCTGATCTTTAA
- the ghrA gene encoding glyoxylate/hydroxypyruvate reductase GhrA, with protein sequence MDIIFYHPTFDTQWWIDALGKSLPHARVRAWETGDNHPADYALVWHPPVGMLAGRDLKAVFALGAGVDSILSKLQTHPEMLKPSIPLFRLEDTGMGEQMQEYAVSQVLHWFRRFDDYREQQNASLWQPLPEYHREDFTIGILGAGVLGSKVAQSLRTWRFPLRCWSRTRKSWSGVQSFAGSEELHAFLSQCRVLINLLPNTPETAGIINQQLLEKLPDGAYLLNLARGVHVVEDDLLAALDSGKVKAAMLDVFNREPLPSESRLWQHPRVTITPHVAAITRPAEAVEYIARTITQLERGETASGQVDRARGY encoded by the coding sequence ATGGATATCATCTTTTATCACCCAACGTTTGATACCCAATGGTGGATTGATGCGCTGGGGAAATCGCTTCCACATGCAAGAGTCAGAGCATGGGAAACCGGCGATAATCATCCTGCGGATTATGCTTTGGTCTGGCATCCTCCGGTCGGGATGCTGGCAGGGCGTGACCTTAAGGCGGTGTTCGCGTTGGGTGCTGGTGTTGATTCGATTTTGAGTAAATTACAGACACACCCTGAAATGTTGAAACCGTCTATTCCGCTTTTTCGCCTGGAAGATACCGGTATGGGCGAGCAAATGCAGGAGTACGCAGTGAGCCAGGTGTTGCACTGGTTTCGGCGCTTTGACGATTATCGCGAGCAACAAAATGCTTCGCTTTGGCAACCACTGCCTGAATATCACCGGGAAGATTTTACTATCGGCATTCTGGGGGCTGGTGTATTGGGCAGTAAAGTCGCACAGAGTTTGCGAACCTGGCGCTTTCCATTGCGTTGTTGGAGTCGCACTCGTAAATCCTGGTCTGGTGTTCAAAGCTTTGCCGGAAGCGAAGAGTTGCACGCATTTCTGAGCCAATGCCGCGTATTGATTAATCTTCTACCGAATACCCCCGAAACGGCCGGCATTATTAATCAACAATTATTAGAAAAATTACCGGATGGCGCGTATCTCCTGAATCTGGCGCGTGGCGTTCATGTAGTAGAAGATGACCTGCTCGCGGCGCTGGATAGCGGTAAGGTTAAAGCGGCGATGCTGGATGTTTTTAATCGTGAACCCTTACCGTCGGAAAGTCGGCTCTGGCAACATCCACGTGTGACAATAACACCACATGTTGCAGCCATTACCCGACCTGCTGAAGCGGTGGAGTATATTGCACGCACCATTACGCAACTTGAACGAGGGGAGACTGCTAGCGGGCAGGTCGATCGCGCTCGAGGCTACTAA
- the phoH gene encoding phosphate starvation-inducible protein PhoH — MGRQKAVIKARREAKRVLRRDSRSHKQREEESVTSLVQMSGVEAIGMARDSRDTSPIAARNEAQLHYLKAIESKQLIFATGEAGCGKTWISAAKAAEALIHKDVDRIIVTRPVLQADEDLGFLPGDIAEKFAPYFRPVYDVLVRRLGASFMQYCLRPEIGKVEIAPFAYMRGRTFENAVVILDEAQNVTAAQMKMFLTRLGENVTVIVNGDITQCDLPRGVRSGLSDALERFEEDEMIGIVRFGKDDCVRSALCQRTLHAYS, encoded by the coding sequence ATGGGAAGACAAAAAGCAGTGATCAAAGCTCGTCGCGAGGCAAAACGTGTGCTGAGACGGGATTCGCGTAGCCATAAACAGCGTGAAGAAGAATCGGTCACCTCGCTTGTGCAGATGAGCGGCGTAGAAGCCATTGGCATGGCTCGCGACAGTCGTGATACTTCGCCAATCGCCGCGCGAAATGAAGCGCAATTGCACTATCTGAAGGCTATTGAGAGTAAGCAGCTTATATTTGCCACTGGCGAAGCCGGGTGCGGCAAAACCTGGATCAGTGCTGCAAAAGCGGCAGAGGCTCTGATTCATAAGGATGTCGACAGGATTATCGTCACCCGTCCAGTATTGCAGGCCGATGAAGATCTTGGCTTCTTACCTGGAGATATTGCAGAAAAGTTTGCTCCTTATTTTCGCCCGGTCTATGACGTGCTTGTCCGGCGCCTGGGGGCTTCCTTTATGCAGTATTGCCTGCGACCGGAAATAGGGAAGGTGGAAATCGCGCCGTTCGCCTACATGCGTGGACGTACCTTTGAAAATGCAGTTGTCATTCTTGACGAGGCGCAGAATGTGACTGCCGCGCAAATGAAAATGTTTTTAACCCGCCTCGGGGAAAACGTGACGGTTATCGTCAACGGTGATATCACGCAATGCGATTTACCTCGCGGCGTGCGATCCGGATTAAGTGACGCTCTGGAACGTTTTGAAGAAGATGAGATGATCGGGATTGTCCGATTCGGCAAAGATGATTGCGTACGTTCGGCACTTTGCCAACGAACGCTACATGCTTACAGCTAA
- the efeB gene encoding iron uptake transporter deferrochelatase/peroxidase subunit, giving the protein MQYKNENGVNEPSRRRLLKGIGALALAGSCPVAHAQKVQSAPGTLSPEARNEKQPFYGEHQAGILTPQQAAMMLVAFDVLASDKADLERLFRLLTQRFAFLTQGGVAPETPNPRLPPLDSGILGGYIAPDNLTITLSVGHSLFDERFGLALQMPKKLQKMTRFPNDSLDAALCHGDVLLQICANTQDTVIHALRDIIKHTPDLLSVRWKREGFISDHAARSKGKETPINLLGFKDGTANPDSQNTKLMQKVVWVTADQQEPAWTIGGSYQAVRLIQFRVEFWDRTPLKEQQTIFGRDKQTGAPLGMQHEHDVPDYASDPEGKVIALDSHIRLANPRTPESESSLMLRRGYSYSLGVTNSGQLDMGLLFVCYQHDLEKGFLTVQKRLNGEALEEYVKPIGGGYFFALPGVKDANDYLGSALLRV; this is encoded by the coding sequence ATGCAGTACAAAAATGAAAACGGCGTGAATGAACCGTCACGCCGACGTTTACTTAAAGGGATTGGCGCGCTGGCGCTGGCAGGGAGTTGCCCGGTCGCTCATGCGCAAAAAGTGCAAAGTGCGCCGGGTACGCTTTCGCCAGAAGCGCGCAATGAGAAACAACCTTTTTATGGTGAGCATCAGGCGGGCATTCTGACACCACAGCAAGCTGCAATGATGCTGGTGGCGTTTGATGTGCTGGCCAGCGATAAAGCCGATCTTGAGCGGCTGTTTCGTTTGCTGACTCAGCGGTTTGCTTTTCTGACTCAGGGCGGAGTGGCACCAGAAACGCCCAATCCTCGCTTGCCGCCACTCGATTCCGGCATTCTCGGCGGATACATTGCGCCTGATAATCTCACTATTACACTGTCTGTGGGGCATTCGTTGTTTGATGAGCGGTTTGGCCTTGCGTTGCAGATGCCGAAAAAGTTGCAGAAGATGACGCGTTTCCCTAACGACTCGCTGGATGCAGCATTATGTCATGGTGATGTGCTGTTGCAGATTTGCGCTAACACCCAGGACACGGTGATCCATGCGCTGCGCGATATCATTAAACACACGCCAGATTTACTCAGCGTTCGCTGGAAACGGGAAGGGTTTATTTCCGATCATGCGGCGCGTAGCAAAGGCAAAGAGACGCCGATTAATTTGCTGGGCTTCAAAGATGGCACCGCCAATCCCGACAGCCAGAATACGAAACTGATGCAAAAAGTGGTGTGGGTAACGGCAGATCAGCAGGAGCCAGCCTGGACTATTGGTGGCAGCTACCAGGCCGTGCGTTTAATTCAGTTTCGGGTGGAGTTTTGGGACAGAACACCACTGAAAGAGCAGCAGACGATTTTTGGTCGAGATAAACAAACCGGTGCACCGCTGGGTATGCAGCATGAGCATGATGTACCGGATTACGCCAGTGACCCTGAAGGGAAGGTGATTGCGCTGGACAGCCATATCCGGCTGGCGAATCCCCGCACGCCAGAGAGTGAGTCCAGCCTGATGCTGCGTCGCGGCTACAGTTATTCGTTGGGTGTCACCAACTCCGGGCAACTTGATATGGGGCTTTTGTTTGTCTGCTACCAACACGATCTGGAAAAAGGCTTCCTGACAGTTCAAAAAAGGCTGAATGGCGAGGCTCTGGAGGAATACGTCAAACCCATCGGCGGGGGGTATTTTTTTGCGCTGCCGGGGGTGAAGGATGCGAACGATTACCTGGGAAGCGCGTTATTGCGGGTTTAA